One window from the genome of Spirosoma rhododendri encodes:
- the gyrA gene encoding DNA gyrase subunit A codes for MAEENPDLEAPSNIIPINIEDEMRGAYIDYSMSVIISRALPDVRDGLKPVHRRVLFGMAELGVNYNKPHKKSARIVGEVLGKYHPHGDSSVYDTMVRMAQDWSLRYPLVDGQGNFGSIDGDSPAAMRYTEARLKRIAEEMLTDIYKETVDFQPNFDDSLEEPSVMPAKLPNLLLNGSSGIAVGMATNMAPHNLTEVVDGIIAYLDKPEIDVDELMQYVKAPDFPTGATIYGMEGVKSAFKTGRGRVVLRANATIEENKGKTQIIVTDVPYMVNKSVMLEKTAELINEKRIEGITAFRDESDRDGLRVVYDLRKDAIPNVVLNNLYKHTALQSSFSINNVALVKGRPMLLNLRDMMKYYVEHRFEVVTRRTQYELREAEKRAHILEGLLIALDNIDAVINLIRSSRDPEIARSGLMTQFALSELQARAILDMRLQRLTGLERDKLQAEYDELMREINDLREILANEDRKRQVIRDELIDIRSRYGDARRTQINALGDGNISDLSLIADEDMIITISHEGYIKRTPTTEYRAQSRGGVGAKAVATKEEDFTEHLFTATMHNTLLAFTQKGRMYWLPVYELPEGSRTSKGRPLANFINIEADDKVRAVINVSDLKNDDYINNNYIVMCTRQGTIKKTMLEAYSRPRQNGIIAITIDEDDQLIGVCMTNGNNDIVIASSAGKAVRFHESRVRPMGRTAAGVRGISLDEEDKADHVIGMVCIDSPDAQLLVVSEKGYGKRSDIEGYRVTNRGAKGVGTLKVTEKVGRLVAVLDVDDTDDLMIINRSGIAIRTPIADISVIGRNTQGVRLITLRGDDEISSVTKIKREDDEEIETVPGTENGPVVDSSETELVD; via the coding sequence ATGGCGGAAGAAAATCCCGACCTCGAAGCGCCCAGTAACATTATCCCCATCAACATTGAAGACGAAATGCGCGGAGCCTACATCGACTATTCGATGTCGGTTATCATTTCCCGTGCATTACCCGATGTGCGCGACGGGCTGAAGCCCGTGCACCGGCGCGTGTTGTTTGGGATGGCCGAACTGGGAGTCAATTACAACAAGCCACATAAGAAGTCGGCCCGTATTGTTGGGGAAGTACTGGGTAAGTACCACCCGCACGGCGACTCGTCAGTATATGATACGATGGTACGCATGGCCCAGGACTGGTCGTTGCGTTACCCACTCGTTGACGGACAGGGAAACTTCGGCTCCATCGACGGCGATTCACCGGCGGCCATGCGCTATACCGAAGCGCGGCTGAAGCGGATCGCCGAGGAAATGCTGACCGATATCTACAAAGAAACGGTCGACTTCCAGCCTAACTTCGACGACTCGCTCGAAGAACCCAGCGTGATGCCGGCTAAACTGCCCAACCTGCTGCTGAACGGCTCGTCGGGTATTGCCGTGGGTATGGCCACCAACATGGCTCCGCACAACCTGACCGAAGTGGTCGACGGTATTATCGCTTACCTCGATAAGCCGGAGATCGACGTAGACGAGTTGATGCAGTACGTCAAAGCGCCCGACTTCCCGACGGGGGCTACGATCTACGGGATGGAAGGCGTTAAGTCGGCGTTTAAAACCGGTCGTGGTCGGGTGGTGCTGCGCGCCAACGCAACTATCGAGGAAAACAAAGGCAAGACGCAGATTATCGTGACCGATGTACCGTACATGGTCAACAAATCGGTCATGCTCGAAAAGACGGCTGAACTCATCAACGAAAAGCGGATCGAAGGTATCACGGCCTTCCGCGATGAGTCGGACCGCGACGGCCTGCGGGTGGTTTACGACCTGCGGAAAGATGCTATTCCCAACGTAGTACTGAACAACCTGTACAAGCATACCGCTTTGCAGTCGTCGTTCAGCATTAACAACGTGGCCCTGGTGAAGGGGCGGCCTATGCTGCTCAACCTGCGGGACATGATGAAATACTACGTCGAGCACCGGTTCGAAGTAGTAACCCGCCGGACGCAGTACGAACTGCGGGAAGCTGAAAAACGCGCGCATATCCTGGAAGGACTGCTGATTGCCCTCGATAATATCGATGCGGTAATCAACCTGATCCGTTCGTCGCGCGATCCGGAAATTGCCCGCTCGGGACTGATGACGCAGTTTGCGCTGAGCGAATTGCAGGCCCGGGCCATTCTCGACATGCGTCTGCAACGCCTGACCGGTCTGGAGCGTGACAAGCTACAGGCTGAGTACGACGAGCTGATGCGGGAGATCAATGACCTGCGGGAAATTCTGGCGAATGAAGATCGGAAGCGGCAGGTAATCCGCGACGAACTGATCGACATCCGCAGCCGCTACGGCGATGCGCGCCGGACCCAGATCAACGCGCTCGGCGATGGCAACATCAGTGATCTGTCGCTGATTGCCGATGAGGACATGATTATCACCATCTCGCACGAGGGGTATATCAAGCGGACGCCAACGACCGAGTACCGGGCGCAGAGCCGGGGTGGGGTAGGTGCGAAGGCTGTAGCGACCAAGGAAGAAGATTTCACCGAACACCTGTTTACGGCAACGATGCATAACACCCTGCTGGCGTTCACGCAGAAGGGGCGGATGTACTGGTTGCCGGTGTACGAATTGCCCGAAGGGTCGCGCACGTCTAAGGGGCGGCCGCTGGCCAACTTCATCAATATCGAAGCCGACGACAAAGTGCGGGCGGTCATCAACGTCTCCGACCTGAAAAACGACGACTACATCAACAATAATTACATTGTGATGTGTACGCGGCAGGGGACGATTAAGAAAACGATGCTCGAAGCGTATTCGCGGCCCCGCCAGAACGGTATTATCGCGATTACGATCGATGAGGACGATCAGCTCATCGGCGTGTGTATGACCAATGGGAATAACGACATCGTAATTGCGTCGAGCGCGGGTAAAGCGGTTCGTTTTCACGAAAGCCGGGTGCGCCCGATGGGTCGTACGGCCGCTGGTGTGCGGGGCATTTCGCTCGACGAAGAGGATAAAGCCGACCATGTTATCGGTATGGTCTGTATCGACTCGCCGGATGCGCAGTTGCTGGTTGTATCGGAAAAAGGCTACGGCAAACGGTCTGATATCGAAGGCTACCGCGTCACGAACCGGGGTGCCAAAGGAGTCGGTACGCTGAAAGTAACCGAAAAAGTCGGCCGACTGGTTGCCGTACTGGATGTTGATGATACCGACGACCTGATGATTATCAACCGGTCAGGTATCGCGATCCGGACTCCGATTGCTGACATCAGCGTGATTGGGCGGAACACGCAGGGTGTGCGTCTGATTACACTACGCGGTGACGACGAAATCTCGTCCGTGACAAAGATCAAGCGTGAAGATGACGAGGAAATTGAAACGGTGCCGGGTACCGAAAACGGTCCTGTTGTCGATTCGTCCGAGACAGAACTGGTTGATTAG
- a CDS encoding RES family NAD+ phosphorylase, with amino-acid sequence MLVYRITKAQYADRLTASGGAARWNSRGQFVVYTAASRALACLENVVHRSGEGLNDLFRVMVIEIPDSLTVEMIELDTLPADWDDFQQYGGCQRRGGDWLMLGKSAVLRVPSAIVPGEYNYLLSPAHPDFSQIQLIATEPFRFDPRIKASL; translated from the coding sequence ATGCTGGTTTATCGAATTACCAAGGCACAGTACGCCGACCGGCTGACGGCGTCGGGTGGGGCAGCCCGCTGGAATAGCCGGGGGCAGTTCGTTGTTTACACAGCTGCAAGCCGGGCACTGGCCTGTCTGGAAAACGTGGTGCACCGAAGCGGGGAGGGGCTCAACGATTTATTCAGGGTTATGGTCATCGAGATTCCCGACAGCCTGACGGTAGAGATGATCGAACTGGATACGCTGCCTGCCGACTGGGACGATTTTCAACAGTATGGCGGTTGTCAGCGTCGGGGGGGCGACTGGCTGATGCTCGGTAAGTCGGCGGTGTTGCGGGTGCCGTCGGCCATCGTACCGGGCGAATACAATTACCTGCTTAGCCCCGCCCATCCCGATTTCAGTCAGATCCAACTGATTGCTACTGAGCCGTTCCGGTTCGATCCGCGCATCAAAGCCAGCCTGTAG
- a CDS encoding helix-turn-helix transcriptional regulator, with product MNINDKIKQILIDRNFSPSYFADEIGVQRSSISHILSGRNRPSFDIIQKIIRRFPDLGYDWIMEDEQQNSSPAPTSQGAYRQGSTQPAAERYNMGYSNAPNQPVQSSIPRSRPRELAPPQPEMPAEEDFPMEDSGAEKRVERILLFYTDGSFREFLPSV from the coding sequence ATGAATATAAATGACAAGATTAAACAGATACTGATTGATCGTAACTTCTCACCATCTTATTTCGCCGACGAAATTGGTGTACAACGATCCAGCATCTCACACATCCTATCAGGTAGGAACAGACCTAGTTTCGACATTATTCAAAAAATAATACGCCGTTTTCCTGACCTAGGCTACGACTGGATCATGGAAGATGAGCAACAGAACTCGTCACCGGCACCGACTTCACAGGGCGCATATAGACAGGGGAGTACTCAACCAGCAGCGGAGCGCTACAATATGGGGTACTCCAATGCGCCGAATCAGCCTGTTCAGTCGTCGATCCCGCGGAGCAGACCTCGTGAATTAGCACCGCCACAGCCCGAAATGCCCGCCGAAGAAGATTTTCCAATGGAAGATTCCGGCGCAGAAAAACGAGTCGAACGTATTTTACTTTTCTACACCGACGGGTCATTTCGTGAGTTTCTGCCATCGGTGTAA
- the parS gene encoding type II RES/Xre toxin-antitoxin system antitoxin, which yields MMIPDRTALVLSALKGVSATRFFEIAELTGYRREQLAEVFDTSLKTFQRYEREQKKLNPQDSEKVLKIMALFQTGEAVFGTADAFRRWMDKPAYGLGNQVPFDLLHTSGGIDLVTDEVVRIEYGDLA from the coding sequence ATGATGATCCCAGACCGCACCGCTCTTGTTTTATCGGCCCTGAAAGGGGTGTCGGCGACCCGTTTTTTTGAAATTGCCGAACTGACGGGGTATCGCCGTGAGCAGTTGGCAGAGGTGTTCGACACATCGCTCAAAACATTTCAGCGGTACGAGCGTGAGCAGAAGAAGCTGAATCCGCAGGATAGTGAAAAGGTGCTGAAAATTATGGCGCTCTTTCAAACCGGCGAAGCGGTATTCGGCACCGCTGACGCTTTCCGGCGCTGGATGGACAAACCGGCCTACGGGCTGGGCAATCAGGTACCCTTCGATCTGCTGCACACATCCGGCGGTATTGACCTGGTCACGGATGAAGTTGTCCGGATCGAATACGGCGATCTGGCGTAG
- a CDS encoding bifunctional folylpolyglutamate synthase/dihydrofolate synthase translates to MQYSEAIDYLYSRLPVFHRIGAKAIKPGLGNTLRLCEALGNPQQQFRSIHVAGTNGKGSSSHMLAAIYQSAGYRVGLYTSPHLKSFTERIRISGVPIAEESVAQFVVDHQTLIEAVEPSFFEVTVAMAFDYFARQQVDLAIIEVGLGGRLDSTNVITPAVSLITNIGYDHTDILGTTLAEIAGEKGGIIKSGIPAVVSETQAETESVFRQIAKDKGAGITFADQQWQVVDAGLLNGKRQLRVTDTTGHDYALLLDLVGGYQVKNVAGVLSTVAEVAGEWPVTPQQIASGLANVVGLTGLKGRFQQLRDMPRVIVDTAHNQPGLAALFDTIYSLPYRTLHLVVGLVADKDRSAVLAQFPSDACYYFCQAQTPRALPAHQLEQEAAEAGLSGTAYLDVNLALAAALAAAQSDDLILVTGSNYTIAELIDL, encoded by the coding sequence ATGCAGTATTCGGAAGCCATCGACTATCTGTACAGTCGGCTCCCTGTTTTTCATCGAATTGGGGCTAAAGCCATCAAACCCGGCCTGGGTAATACCCTGCGGCTGTGTGAGGCTCTGGGAAACCCGCAGCAGCAGTTCCGTAGTATTCACGTGGCTGGTACCAATGGAAAAGGCAGCAGTTCGCACATGCTGGCCGCCATTTATCAGTCAGCGGGGTACCGGGTTGGTTTGTACACGTCTCCCCATCTGAAATCATTCACCGAACGAATCCGGATCAGTGGAGTACCCATTGCTGAGGAAAGCGTCGCGCAGTTTGTGGTTGACCACCAGACGCTGATTGAAGCCGTTGAGCCATCGTTTTTCGAAGTGACGGTCGCGATGGCGTTCGATTATTTTGCCCGGCAGCAGGTTGATCTGGCCATAATCGAAGTAGGGCTAGGTGGCCGGCTGGACTCGACGAACGTGATCACCCCCGCCGTTTCGCTGATAACGAACATCGGCTACGACCATACCGATATTTTAGGCACGACACTGGCCGAAATTGCCGGCGAGAAGGGTGGGATCATCAAATCGGGCATTCCGGCAGTCGTTAGCGAAACCCAAGCCGAAACGGAGTCGGTCTTCCGGCAAATTGCTAAAGACAAGGGGGCCGGTATCACCTTTGCCGATCAGCAATGGCAGGTAGTTGACGCTGGTTTGCTAAACGGCAAACGGCAACTCCGGGTAACGGACACGACTGGACACGACTACGCCCTGTTGCTCGATCTGGTCGGTGGGTACCAGGTAAAGAACGTTGCCGGTGTGTTATCGACAGTTGCCGAGGTGGCTGGCGAGTGGCCCGTAACCCCCCAACAGATTGCCTCAGGACTGGCTAACGTAGTCGGGCTGACAGGACTGAAAGGACGGTTTCAACAACTGCGTGATATGCCCCGGGTTATCGTCGACACGGCCCACAATCAACCCGGACTGGCGGCTCTGTTCGACACGATTTATTCGCTGCCATACAGGACGCTGCACCTGGTCGTCGGTCTTGTCGCCGACAAAGACCGGTCGGCAGTGCTCGCCCAATTTCCCTCTGATGCCTGCTATTATTTCTGTCAGGCACAAACCCCCCGAGCCTTACCAGCGCACCAGCTTGAGCAGGAAGCCGCCGAAGCTGGCCTGTCTGGTACCGCCTATTTAGATGTCAATCTGGCGCTCGCTGCTGCGTTGGCAGCGGCCCAGTCAGATGACCTGATTTTGGTTACGGGGAGTAATTACACCATTGCTGAATTAATCGATTTATAG
- the gap gene encoding type I glyceraldehyde-3-phosphate dehydrogenase, translating to MEKIRVAINGFGRIGRLSFRTLLNKENVEVVAINDLTDNATLAHLLKYDSVHGRFSGTVESDGDSLTVNGQRINAYAERDPKNLPWKDLNIDVVLESTGRFVDEAGAGMHLQAGAKKVVISAPAKGNIPTVVLGVNDDTLTGNETIVSNASCTTNCLAPMAKVLDDVFGIESGYMTTIHAYTADQNLQDAPHSDMRRARAAALSIVPTSTGAAKAVGLVLPQLKGKLDGNAMRVPTPDGSLTDLTVVLKRAATVEEINNAIKQAADTTLKGYLEYTTDEIVSIDIIGNPHSCIFDSKLTAANGTLAKVVGWYDNEFGYSSRVADLIVKLFN from the coding sequence ATGGAAAAAATACGCGTAGCCATCAATGGCTTCGGTCGGATTGGACGTCTCTCTTTCCGTACATTACTCAATAAGGAAAACGTTGAGGTAGTAGCAATAAACGACCTAACGGACAATGCAACGCTTGCTCACCTGCTCAAGTACGATTCTGTACATGGTCGGTTTTCGGGTACGGTTGAATCAGATGGCGATAGCCTCACAGTAAACGGTCAGCGCATCAACGCTTATGCTGAACGGGATCCTAAGAATCTTCCCTGGAAAGATCTCAATATCGATGTAGTACTTGAGTCGACCGGTCGCTTCGTCGATGAAGCCGGTGCTGGTATGCACTTGCAGGCTGGTGCTAAAAAGGTTGTTATCTCGGCTCCCGCCAAAGGCAATATTCCTACAGTAGTACTAGGCGTAAACGACGACACGCTGACGGGCAACGAAACGATTGTTTCGAACGCTTCGTGCACGACAAACTGCCTGGCCCCAATGGCTAAAGTACTGGACGACGTATTCGGTATCGAGAGTGGCTATATGACCACGATCCACGCCTACACCGCTGACCAGAATTTGCAGGATGCTCCTCACTCAGACATGCGCCGGGCGCGGGCTGCTGCCCTGTCGATCGTGCCAACGTCAACTGGTGCGGCTAAAGCTGTAGGTCTTGTGTTGCCTCAATTGAAAGGCAAACTGGATGGTAACGCCATGCGCGTTCCTACACCAGACGGTTCCCTGACTGACCTGACCGTAGTACTGAAGCGGGCAGCTACTGTCGAGGAAATAAACAACGCCATCAAGCAGGCGGCTGATACGACGCTCAAGGGATATCTGGAATACACGACCGATGAAATCGTATCTATTGATATCATCGGCAATCCTCACTCGTGCATTTTTGATTCGAAGCTGACGGCGGCCAACGGTACCCTTGCAAAAGTGGTTGGCTGGTACGACAATGAGTTTGGCTACTCGAGCCGGGTTGCTGACTTAATTGTTAAACTGTTTAACTAA
- the trmB gene encoding tRNA (guanosine(46)-N7)-methyltransferase TrmB, with the protein MTRRKQHRFLQNQASSNVIEVGKPEYKTIKGNWRSDQFGNDNPVVLELACGKGEYTVGLSQAYPEINFIGVDIKGDRIARGSQTALSLGLTNAAFLRTDINFIEEFFEPGEIDEIWITFPDPQPRPRQEKHRLTHPRFLEVYKRLLKPGGLLHLKTDSPLLFSYSLETVQENKFTDVKYTNDLYKSPLNNIHLGIKTKYEQMFFDKGFTINYLQCKTGTTC; encoded by the coding sequence GTGACGCGTCGTAAACAACACCGCTTTTTACAAAATCAGGCAAGTTCCAATGTGATTGAAGTTGGTAAGCCCGAGTACAAAACCATCAAAGGAAACTGGCGTTCTGACCAGTTTGGTAATGATAACCCGGTCGTGCTGGAACTTGCCTGCGGTAAGGGTGAGTACACGGTTGGGTTGAGTCAGGCTTATCCTGAAATCAATTTTATCGGTGTCGACATTAAGGGCGATCGGATCGCCCGAGGCTCACAGACTGCACTTTCGCTTGGATTAACCAACGCTGCGTTTCTGCGCACCGACATCAATTTCATTGAGGAATTCTTTGAGCCAGGGGAGATCGATGAAATATGGATTACGTTTCCTGATCCGCAGCCGCGCCCCCGGCAGGAGAAGCACCGGCTTACTCATCCCCGTTTTCTGGAAGTGTATAAGCGGCTGTTAAAACCCGGCGGACTGCTTCACTTAAAGACAGACAGTCCGCTTTTATTCTCGTACAGTCTGGAAACAGTGCAGGAAAACAAGTTCACAGATGTAAAATACACAAATGACTTATACAAATCACCACTTAACAATATACACTTAGGGATAAAGACAAAGTACGAACAAATGTTCTTTGATAAAGGATTTACAATCAACTATTTACAATGTAAAACGGGCACAACCTGTTAA
- a CDS encoding 2,3,4,5-tetrahydropyridine-2,6-dicarboxylate N-succinyltransferase, with translation MTAQIEQIWSDRTLLQQPESLQLIHDVIHQLDRGELRVATPATDESGDWVVNEWVKKAILLYFVSQQMKPEEVGIFSFHDKIPLKTNFVETKVRVVPPAVARYGSFQAPGVILMPSYVNIGAYVDERTMVDTWATVGSCAQIGKDVHLSGGVGIGGVLEPPQASPVIIEDGAFIGSRCIVVEGARIGKRAVLGAGVTITGSSKIIDVTGSEPKEYKGYVPANSVVIPGSYAKQFPAGEFHVPCAIIIGQRKESTDLKTSLNEALRENNVSV, from the coding sequence ATGACCGCACAGATTGAACAAATTTGGTCCGACCGAACACTATTACAACAACCCGAATCATTACAGCTTATTCACGATGTAATTCATCAATTAGATAGGGGAGAGCTGCGAGTGGCCACCCCCGCCACTGACGAAAGCGGAGATTGGGTGGTAAATGAGTGGGTGAAAAAAGCAATTCTCCTCTACTTTGTTTCCCAACAGATGAAGCCTGAAGAAGTGGGAATTTTCTCCTTTCACGATAAAATTCCGCTGAAGACAAACTTTGTCGAAACTAAGGTTCGCGTGGTTCCACCAGCAGTTGCCCGCTACGGATCCTTCCAGGCTCCCGGTGTAATTCTGATGCCTTCATACGTAAACATTGGTGCCTATGTAGACGAGCGTACTATGGTCGACACATGGGCTACAGTTGGTAGCTGCGCACAAATTGGTAAAGACGTTCACCTGAGTGGGGGAGTTGGTATCGGTGGTGTGCTTGAACCACCACAAGCATCTCCGGTAATTATTGAAGACGGCGCTTTCATCGGATCACGCTGTATCGTAGTAGAAGGGGCGCGCATTGGCAAACGGGCAGTTCTGGGCGCTGGCGTAACAATTACTGGTTCTTCCAAGATTATCGACGTTACAGGTAGCGAGCCTAAAGAATACAAGGGCTACGTTCCTGCTAACTCCGTTGTCATCCCCGGCAGCTATGCTAAACAGTTTCCGGCGGGTGAATTTCATGTACCCTGTGCGATTATTATCGGGCAACGTAAAGAATCGACCGATCTAAAAACGTCGCTGAATGAAGCTCTCCGCGAAAACAATGTATCTGTGTAG
- a CDS encoding tetratricopeptide repeat protein — protein MKSIAVAVVACCLSVGAYAQNQQGGAASTLDQAQMDAVKKEKEKSDKDIADAKAGAKASTWMDRAKTYQSIANQYIRMDSAAATTAYDAFKKVIELDKDKKGGPGRLAKEAEEALKSQQLYAAFMQQGVAKFQGKNYADAVKSLKVASEINTKDTTAPLYGAIGAQQVRDNETAKELLEKYMANGGKDAVVYGSLVQLYRNDKQIDKALAALEKGMAIDPTNKDLVNERINIMLTSNRMDEAVADLKKQVDKDPKNAQTLVLLGQIYDNSAAKLDEEIRKMEGESKKSGNPAKKLADAKGLLDTYNSEVTRLSAAMKKQPKNADLKRQLTDVQKRAADQKTTIAQLEASAKEAAANSGAAAGNEQKLADSKKKFDSDRMMAIDYYKKAVAVDPNNYDANFGMGVTYFNEAVRMKGAVDAMDMAEYNKRGKEVDGQVCGKFKQALPYFQKAKTAKDDQEVTQNLENLQNILKQYEERKVVCVEPTN, from the coding sequence ATGAAATCAATTGCAGTTGCAGTAGTCGCCTGTTGTCTGTCGGTAGGGGCATACGCTCAGAACCAGCAGGGCGGGGCCGCTTCTACGCTGGATCAGGCGCAGATGGACGCCGTTAAGAAGGAGAAAGAGAAGAGCGATAAAGACATTGCCGATGCCAAGGCGGGGGCGAAAGCCAGTACCTGGATGGACCGGGCCAAAACCTATCAGTCGATCGCCAATCAGTACATCCGGATGGATTCAGCGGCTGCCACCACGGCCTATGATGCATTCAAAAAGGTAATCGAACTCGATAAAGACAAGAAAGGCGGCCCGGGCCGGTTGGCAAAGGAAGCTGAGGAAGCTCTTAAGTCACAGCAGTTGTACGCGGCTTTCATGCAGCAGGGTGTAGCTAAGTTCCAGGGCAAGAACTACGCTGATGCGGTGAAGTCGCTGAAAGTAGCGTCGGAAATTAACACGAAAGATACGACAGCTCCACTTTATGGAGCTATCGGTGCGCAGCAGGTTCGTGACAACGAGACGGCGAAAGAACTGCTGGAGAAGTACATGGCCAACGGTGGTAAAGACGCCGTCGTGTACGGATCGCTGGTTCAGTTGTACCGCAACGACAAGCAGATCGACAAGGCCTTGGCTGCGCTCGAAAAGGGTATGGCTATCGACCCGACCAATAAGGATCTGGTTAACGAGCGCATCAACATCATGCTGACCTCGAACCGGATGGATGAGGCTGTTGCTGATCTGAAAAAGCAGGTTGATAAAGATCCTAAGAACGCGCAGACGCTCGTGTTGCTTGGTCAGATCTACGACAACAGTGCCGCTAAGCTCGACGAAGAAATCCGTAAGATGGAAGGTGAGAGCAAGAAAAGCGGTAACCCAGCTAAAAAACTGGCAGATGCTAAAGGACTGCTGGATACGTATAATAGTGAGGTGACACGTCTGAGCGCTGCCATGAAGAAGCAGCCTAAAAATGCAGATCTGAAGCGTCAGCTGACGGATGTTCAGAAGCGCGCTGCCGATCAGAAAACAACGATTGCTCAGTTGGAGGCTTCGGCTAAAGAAGCAGCTGCCAATTCGGGTGCTGCCGCTGGTAACGAGCAGAAGTTAGCTGATTCGAAAAAGAAATTCGACAGCGATCGGATGATGGCGATCGATTACTACAAGAAAGCTGTTGCTGTTGATCCTAACAACTACGACGCTAACTTCGGAATGGGTGTAACGTACTTCAACGAAGCCGTCCGTATGAAAGGTGCCGTTGACGCCATGGACATGGCTGAGTACAATAAGCGTGGTAAAGAAGTAGATGGTCAGGTTTGCGGCAAGTTCAAGCAGGCACTGCCATACTTCCAGAAAGCGAAAACTGCGAAAGATGATCAGGAGGTAACCCAGAATCTGGAGAACCTGCAAAACATTCTGAAGCAGTACGAAGAGCGTAAAGTCGTTTGTGTAGAACCTACTAACTAG